One part of the Paramormyrops kingsleyae isolate MSU_618 chromosome 2, PKINGS_0.4, whole genome shotgun sequence genome encodes these proteins:
- the znrf3 gene encoding E3 ubiquitin-protein ligase znrf3 isoform X1 encodes MILPRRVSDRVADSVIFASLAVAACLGSVFAKDTAFVEVVLFESSPNGDYTTYTTGLQGRFSKAGATISAEGEIVQMHPLGLCNNNDEEDLYEYGWVGVVKLEQPELDPSCLTVLGKCPLSFKAKRAVQRGATAVIFDVSENPDAIDQLNQVAEDPLKRPVVYVKGTDAVKLMNIVNKQKMARARIQHRPPRQPTEYFDMGIFLAFFVVVSLVCLVLLIKIKLKQRRSQSSMNRMAIQALEKMETRKFKAKSKGARESSCGASDSLSSSSTSDCAICLEKYIDGEELRVIPCTHRFHKKCVDPWLLQHHTCPHCRHNIIEQKKGNPGPVCMDPGNPVHSRQQRVVLPVHYPGRVHRAGQVTAYPTRTSMDPHGNPITVLTVDQRADPTLYPPQSSAFLRGYPPVHLEHSLNAHRCGLDHRPPMYHQPHAFKRPKFHSRGFSRAACFSQYETMYQHYYFQGLTFPQAEGQPAGGLQKGHGRAFQQGLLYPAVVHMAPASTSCLGETGSSSGFSCYHGHRSVCSGYLADCPGSDSSSNSSGQCHCSSSDSMLDCTEVSNQGVYGSCSTFRSSLSSDYDPYVYRSRSPCRAVAAEPGPAPAPVDDSPGAFGQECLQPPSGASFGSGDQLSSCSLEPNYSSRSSLEPRETNTTTSAGALEGAGPDLRIRGLVLDEGVEPGPACSCCFDIPPADLEGRGQELCRTGFPVMGKCARGAESQSPAPANLYAPGSEHTCPGEQGAYEGLPCCFYKETNVHRNNGSLYAEDCAVNVQYGQADVESRLLQNRGDPSQRISIIPEDRDCELGLGAGPRAALLPAKHVGLGEVDGGGRTVEWEEPSKLFFSTGQRRDQTVSCAEETRALFHSHVTTCHEMLENGGAPGEGAEQELTPPEVIPRQTYLHRSSL; translated from the exons ATGCACCCGTTAGGGCTCTGTAACAACAACGACGAGGAAGACCTCTACGAATACGGCTGGGTAGGGGTGGTCAAACTGGAGCAGCCAGAACTGGACCCCAGTTGTCTCACGGTTCTGGGAAAG TGTCCTCTCTCTTTTAAGGCTAAGCGAGCCGTACAGAGAGGAGCCACAGCAGTCATCTTCGACGTCTCCGAGAATCCGGACGCCATCGACCAG ctGAACCAAGTGGCTGAGGACCCTCTGAAAAGGCCCGTGGTGTATGTTAAGGGCACAGATGCTGTGAAGCTGATGAACATTGTGAACAAGCAGAAGATGGCACGGGCGAGAATCCAACACAGGCCACCCAGG CAGCCTACAGAATATTTCGACATGGGAATCTTCCTTGCCTTTTTCGTGGTGGTGTCTCTGGTCTGCTTGGTGCTCCTCATCAAAATCAAGCTGAAGCAGCGGAGAAGCCAG AGTTCCATGAACAGGATGGCCATCCAAGCACTGGAGAAGATGGAGACGCGCAAGTTCAAGGCCAAGAGCAAAGGGGCTCGCGAGAGCAGCTGTGGAGCCTCTGATTCGCTGAGCAGTAGCTCCACCTCCGACTGCGCCATCTGTCTGGAGAAGTACATCGATGGCGAG GAGCTGAGGGTGATTCCCTGCACCCACCGTTTCCATAAGAAGTGCGTAGACCCCTGGCTCTTGCAGCACCACACCTGCCCACACTGCCGACACAACATCATCG AGCAAAAGAAGGGGAACCCGGGGCCTGTATGCATGGACCCAGGAAACCCGGTCCACAGCCGACAGCAGCGGGTAGTCCTCCCGGTTCATTACCCCGGGCGCGTGCACCGCGCCGGACAGGTGACGGCGTATCCAACCCGCACCAGCATGGATCCCCACGGCAATCCCATCACGGTGCTGACCGTGGACCAGCGGGCGGATCCAACGCTTTACCCGCCACAGTCGTCGGCGTTCCTTCGCGGCTACCCGCCTGTGCACCTGGAGCATTCGCTGAACGCGCACCGCTGCGGGCTGGACCACCGCCCCCCCATGTATCACCAGCCCCACGCCTTCAAGAGGCCCAAGTTCCACAGCCGCGGCTTCTCCCGAGCCGCCTGCTTCTCCCAGTACGAGACCATGTATCAGCACTACTACTTCCAGGGCTTGACCTTCCCCCAGGCCGAGGGTCAGCCTGCCGGCGGGCTGCAGAAGGGCCACGGTCGGGCCTTCCAGCAGGGCCTGCTGTATCCGGCCGTTGTCCACATGGCCCCCGCCTCCACCTCCTGCCTGGGAGAGACCGGGAGCTCCTCCGGATTCAGCTGCTACCACGGCCACCGCTCGGTGTGCAGCGGCTACCTGGCCGACTGCCCCGGCAGCGACAGCAGCAGTAACAGTTCGGGCCAGTGTCACTGCTCGTCTAGCGACTCCATGCTGGACTGCACCGAGGTCAGCAACCAGGGCGTGTACGGCAGCTGCTCTACCTTCCGCAGCTCCCTGAGCAGCGACTACGACCCCTACGTCTACCGCAGCAGGAGCCCCTGCCGGGCGGTGGCGGCGGAGCCGGGGCCTGCCCCCGCACCTGTGGATGATTCGCCGGGCGCCTTTGGGCAGGAGTGCCTGCAGCCTCCCAGTGGTGCCTCCTTTGGGTCTGGGGACCAGCTGTCCAGCTGCAGCTTGGAGCCCAACTACAGCAGCCGCTCCTCACTAGAACCCAGGGAAACCAATACCACTACCTCAGCAGGGGCACTAGAGGGCGCCGGACCAGATCTCCGGATCAGGGGGTTGGTGCTGGACGAAGGGGTGGAGCCGGGGCCGGCTTGTTCCTGTTGCTTTGACATCCCGCCGGCGGACTTGGAGGGCAGGGGTCAGGAGCTCTGTCGGACTGGTTTCCCGGTGATGGGGAAATGTGCCCGGGGGGCGGAGTCCCAAAGCCCCGCCCCTGCAAACTTGTACGCCCCCGGCTCTGAACACACGTGCCCTGGGGAGCAGGGTGCCTATGAAGGACTTCCCTGTTGCTTTTACAAGGAGACGAATGTCCATAGGAATAACGGCAGCCTGTATGCCGAGGACTGCGCGGTAAACGTCCAGTACGGCCAGGCTGATGTGGAGAGCCGCCTGCTGCAGAACCGCGGTGACCCCAGCCAGCGCATATCCATCATCCCCGAGGACAGGGACTGCGAGCTGGGGCTGGGTGCCGGTCCGCGGGCCGCGCTGCTGCCAGCCAAGCATGTAGGGCTTGGGGAGGTAGATGGGGGAGGTCGGACTGTGGAGTGGGAGGAGCCTAGCAAGCTGTTCTTTTCCACTGGCCAGCGCCGAGATCAAACGGTCTCATGTGCAGAGGAGAccagggctctgttccacagcCACGTGACCACCTGTCACGAGATGCTGGAGAACGGGGGAGCGCCAGGTGAGGGAGCGGAGCAGGAGCTCACCCCCCCGGAGGTCATACCCAGACAGACGTACCTCCATCGCTCTTCGCTATGA